Proteins from a genomic interval of Pirellulales bacterium:
- a CDS encoding recombinase family protein has translation MKIIGYIRVSTQKQGRSGLGLEAQRKAVQDYASLTNGQLVAEFVEVESGKDNARVELAKAVARAKAVRGKLVVATLDRLSRKVAFIANLMETNVQFACCDAPNASAFELHVRAAMSEEERRKISERTKLALAAAKRRGVQLGANRRGHRAILKSDKMVQHLDRIRACSIAARHQNAAQRRAECYGHLLPTIQTMVDDNATLQEICDSLNADGHTTTSGGKFYANTVRRLVSALPVIAAAMFAIR, from the coding sequence GCTTGGGTTTGGAAGCTCAGCGTAAAGCCGTCCAGGACTACGCCAGTTTGACGAACGGTCAGTTAGTGGCGGAGTTCGTGGAAGTGGAATCGGGCAAGGATAATGCCCGCGTAGAGCTTGCTAAAGCCGTTGCACGGGCAAAAGCCGTTCGCGGCAAGCTAGTTGTCGCCACGTTAGACCGGCTTAGCCGCAAAGTGGCATTTATCGCTAATTTGATGGAAACCAACGTCCAATTTGCTTGCTGCGATGCCCCAAACGCTTCGGCCTTTGAACTCCACGTCAGAGCAGCAATGTCAGAGGAAGAGCGCCGCAAGATTAGCGAACGAACCAAGCTGGCACTGGCAGCCGCCAAACGCCGTGGCGTGCAATTAGGGGCCAATCGACGCGGGCATCGTGCCATATTGAAGTCGGACAAGATGGTCCAGCACCTGGACCGCATACGTGCTTGTTCCATCGCAGCACGTCATCAAAACGCAGCACAACGCCGTGCCGAGTGCTACGGACATCTACTGCCGACGATCCAAACAATGGTCGATGATAATGCAACGCTGCAAGAAATCTGCGATTCACTGAACGCTGATGGCCACACGACCACAAGCGGCGGCAAGTTTTATGCGAATACAGTTCGTCGCTTGGTTTCTGCGTTGCCCGTTATCGCCGCTGCGATGTTCGCCATTCGATGA
- a CDS encoding DUF6338 family protein, translating into MEALSAEIINLLNTLVPGFLAAWIFYGLTAHPRKEPFERVVQALIFTVIIRGLTIIVRWFALLLGHLFVIGEWTNNVDLVWSLLIGAAFGLGVAGCANNNTIHCFLWNRRWNFRKRRGDDRNKGWVWTKRTAYPNEWFSAFHQEDRNIVLHLKGSRRLYGWAEEWPDSPDSGHFVMINIEWLDDDNVRHAQDRVSRLLLSATDVEMVEFVKYESEITVAPEIVEQRQKELIVLQKKGTAHGKQVSTAASEPGATAPNKLHNGEPVSTTKT; encoded by the coding sequence ATGGAAGCGCTTTCAGCCGAAATCATTAACCTTCTTAATACTCTGGTGCCAGGTTTTCTGGCCGCTTGGATTTTCTACGGTCTCACTGCGCATCCTAGAAAAGAACCGTTTGAGCGAGTTGTTCAAGCGCTGATTTTCACGGTAATCATTCGCGGGCTGACGATCATCGTCCGTTGGTTTGCTCTTTTGCTTGGCCACTTATTCGTGATTGGCGAGTGGACAAACAACGTCGATTTAGTTTGGTCGCTTTTGATCGGCGCTGCATTCGGCCTAGGAGTTGCCGGCTGTGCTAATAACAATACGATTCATTGTTTCCTCTGGAATCGTCGCTGGAACTTTCGGAAGCGGCGCGGCGACGACCGCAATAAAGGCTGGGTCTGGACAAAGCGGACCGCATATCCGAACGAGTGGTTTAGCGCGTTTCACCAAGAGGATCGGAACATTGTTTTGCATCTCAAAGGCAGCCGGCGCTTGTATGGCTGGGCGGAAGAGTGGCCTGACTCACCTGATAGCGGTCACTTCGTGATGATTAACATCGAATGGCTGGATGATGACAACGTCCGACATGCCCAAGACCGCGTATCACGATTACTGTTGTCGGCAACCGACGTAGAAATGGTCGAGTTCGTCAAGTATGAATCTGAAATTACAGTCGCACCTGAAATAGTTGAACAGCGTCAGAAAGAACTAATCGTGCTCCAGAAGAAAGGAACCGCACATGGGAAGCAAGTTTCCACAGCCGCCTCCGAGCCGGGAGCCACAGCGCCCAACAAATTGCACAACGGAGAACCTGTCAGCACAACAAAGACCTAG